The Hyphomonas sediminis genome contains a region encoding:
- a CDS encoding iron-containing alcohol dehydrogenase — protein MPVINFLTQCVFDAGALKQLGSLAKARGITRPFIVTDAGIKASGILAKVEDALGVPAAGVFAETVPNPTETQTKKATALYKESGADGIIAVGGGSSMDHAKAIGLLASHPEPLETYAAIIGGAKKIGKTPPLIAIPTTAGTGSEVSVGMVITMENGRKETFASPNLIPVVALCDPDLTLGLPAGLTAATGMDALTHCIEAVLTPAINPPAEGIGYDGAHRAFGMGMLQRAVKDGSDSEARWHMMMASYEGALAFVKGLGGVHALSHAAGRLHEKKLHHGTLNAVFLPHILRFHNGAADEKYARLRQVMGLKAGADLADAIQDLNDAIGIPKTLSAMGLAASDGPGIVEYALKDLAHFGNPKPMSADDYAKVYEIALG, from the coding sequence ATGCCCGTCATCAATTTCCTCACCCAATGCGTCTTTGACGCTGGTGCCCTCAAGCAACTTGGATCCCTTGCAAAGGCACGTGGTATAACGCGGCCGTTCATTGTGACGGATGCGGGCATCAAGGCCTCCGGCATTCTGGCGAAGGTGGAGGACGCCCTGGGTGTACCGGCGGCAGGTGTGTTCGCCGAAACCGTTCCCAATCCGACGGAAACCCAGACAAAGAAAGCCACCGCGCTTTACAAGGAATCTGGCGCTGATGGGATCATCGCAGTGGGTGGCGGGTCTTCCATGGATCACGCCAAGGCAATCGGTCTTCTGGCCAGTCATCCAGAACCACTGGAGACATACGCGGCCATTATCGGCGGTGCTAAGAAAATCGGGAAGACCCCGCCGCTGATCGCCATTCCGACGACCGCTGGCACGGGTTCTGAAGTTTCCGTGGGCATGGTCATCACAATGGAAAACGGCCGGAAGGAAACCTTTGCCTCGCCCAACCTAATTCCAGTTGTCGCCCTCTGCGATCCGGACCTGACGCTTGGGCTTCCGGCGGGATTGACCGCGGCCACAGGTATGGACGCGCTGACGCACTGTATCGAGGCTGTTCTGACTCCGGCTATAAATCCGCCCGCGGAGGGCATTGGTTATGATGGCGCTCACCGTGCGTTTGGTATGGGAATGCTGCAGCGCGCAGTGAAAGACGGCTCAGATTCTGAAGCGCGTTGGCACATGATGATGGCGAGTTATGAAGGCGCGCTTGCCTTTGTAAAAGGACTGGGCGGTGTTCACGCGCTTAGCCACGCAGCGGGGCGTTTGCATGAGAAGAAGCTTCACCATGGAACGCTGAACGCCGTCTTCCTGCCACATATCCTGCGTTTCCATAACGGCGCGGCGGACGAAAAGTATGCGCGCCTTCGTCAGGTCATGGGCCTGAAAGCCGGCGCTGATCTGGCTGATGCGATTCAGGACCTGAACGACGCAATTGGAATTCCGAAGACACTCAGTGCAATGGGGCTCGCGGCTTCAGATGGTCCGGGCATTGTCGAATATGCGCTCAAGGACCTCGCGCACTTCGGAAACCCGAAGCCGATGAGTGCAGACGATTACGCAAAAGTCTACGAAATCGCATTGGGCTAA
- a CDS encoding DNA-3-methyladenine glycosylase I, translating into MGRLFAPILKMAASHHGGEKAVLEKSRNEYARENLAKQPADRLLSVMARCVFNAGFNWKVIDAKWEGFEAAFEGFDPAKLAFFGEEMLDRLVSDQRIVRNGQKIKATLENARLVAEIEAREGGFARFLATWPAADQIGLLDILNKRGSRLGGATGQYFLRFAGWDAWIASSHVCAALVREGALDKPQATSKRDLVSLQAAINAYHDDSGLPRAQISRLLALSVG; encoded by the coding sequence ATGGGCCGCCTGTTCGCTCCGATCCTGAAAATGGCGGCAAGCCATCATGGCGGCGAAAAGGCGGTCCTTGAGAAATCCAGGAATGAATATGCGAGGGAGAACCTGGCCAAACAGCCGGCGGACCGCCTTCTTTCCGTGATGGCGCGCTGCGTCTTCAATGCCGGGTTCAACTGGAAAGTCATCGATGCCAAGTGGGAGGGGTTCGAAGCGGCGTTTGAAGGCTTCGATCCCGCCAAGCTCGCTTTCTTCGGTGAAGAGATGCTGGATCGTCTGGTGTCGGACCAAAGAATTGTGCGCAACGGACAGAAGATCAAGGCAACGCTCGAGAATGCAAGGCTTGTTGCGGAGATAGAGGCGCGAGAGGGCGGATTTGCCAGATTTCTCGCGACTTGGCCTGCGGCTGATCAGATTGGGCTACTCGACATTCTGAACAAACGCGGCAGCCGTCTCGGTGGCGCAACCGGGCAGTATTTCCTGCGCTTTGCGGGATGGGACGCATGGATTGCGTCGTCGCATGTGTGTGCGGCGTTGGTGCGCGAAGGTGCGCTCGACAAGCCGCAGGCGACCAGCAAGCGCGATCTGGTCAGTCTACAAGCCGCTATCAACGCTTACCATGATGATAGCGGCTTGCCGCGTGCTCAGATCAGTCGGTTGCTGGCATTGAGCGTTGGCTGA
- a CDS encoding carotenoid oxygenase family protein yields MPSPVEAAIRGVVTQGVMALANFNRNHRKMKGTNPFLSGIHSPLAAEFIEDNLQVTGQIPEGLNGLYVRNGPNPLQKVNPATHHWFTGDAMLHGVRLQGGKALWYRNRWVRSNSVSDALGEPRAPGPRNPRTDNPNTNIVGHAGKIWAVVEAGGFPVEVSEDLETRAHSDFNGLIGESYSAHPHYDPDTGEMHAICYNPLNPVTIFHTVIDAQGKVCRREPIPVEHGPMIHDCMITPHYVIIMDLPVTFSMASMVGGISLPYRWNSKHAARIGLLPRHGNAADVVWCEVDPCFIFHPANAFETDDGKVVLDACVYETMFDSDARGPDTTYARFQRLEINPANKRVTRTTLDAAPQEFPRYDERRTGKPYRFAYTVALPEHGDAAFLNETRLFKHDLETGKRQVHDFGEGNVPGEFVFVPASENAGEGDGWLIGYVINTRSEQSQLVILDAANFEGAPVAAINIPHRIPPGFHGNFIAMN; encoded by the coding sequence ATGCCGAGCCCTGTGGAAGCAGCCATTCGCGGCGTCGTCACTCAAGGCGTGATGGCCCTGGCAAACTTCAATCGAAACCACCGCAAAATGAAGGGCACCAACCCCTTCTTGAGCGGCATTCATTCCCCCCTTGCGGCTGAATTTATTGAAGACAACCTTCAAGTGACGGGGCAAATTCCTGAGGGGCTGAACGGCCTGTACGTTCGCAATGGACCAAACCCGCTTCAGAAAGTGAACCCGGCAACGCATCACTGGTTCACCGGAGACGCCATGCTTCACGGTGTCCGTCTGCAGGGGGGCAAAGCGCTCTGGTATCGCAATCGCTGGGTACGCTCCAATTCCGTCAGCGATGCCTTGGGAGAGCCGCGGGCACCCGGCCCACGGAACCCGCGAACTGACAATCCGAACACGAATATTGTCGGGCATGCCGGCAAGATCTGGGCCGTCGTTGAGGCTGGCGGCTTTCCGGTCGAAGTGTCGGAAGATCTAGAGACACGCGCGCATAGCGACTTCAATGGCTTGATTGGCGAATCCTACTCCGCACACCCACATTACGATCCGGACACGGGCGAGATGCACGCGATCTGCTACAATCCACTGAACCCGGTCACGATCTTTCACACTGTGATCGACGCTCAAGGAAAAGTTTGCCGTCGCGAACCGATACCAGTTGAACACGGCCCCATGATCCATGATTGCATGATCACACCACATTACGTGATCATCATGGATCTGCCGGTGACATTCTCAATGGCCTCGATGGTGGGTGGCATCAGTCTGCCCTACCGCTGGAATTCAAAACACGCCGCGCGTATAGGACTATTGCCGCGCCATGGGAACGCCGCGGATGTTGTGTGGTGCGAGGTTGACCCGTGCTTCATCTTCCACCCCGCGAATGCTTTCGAAACGGATGATGGCAAGGTTGTATTGGATGCTTGCGTCTATGAGACGATGTTCGACAGCGATGCACGCGGACCTGACACGACATACGCCCGTTTCCAGAGACTGGAAATCAATCCAGCCAACAAGCGCGTAACACGGACAACCCTGGATGCAGCGCCTCAGGAGTTTCCGCGTTATGACGAACGCAGGACGGGGAAACCGTATCGATTTGCCTATACCGTTGCACTGCCCGAGCATGGTGACGCAGCGTTCCTGAACGAGACCCGCCTGTTCAAACATGACCTGGAAACAGGCAAGCGTCAGGTTCACGACTTTGGTGAAGGGAATGTGCCCGGCGAATTCGTTTTCGTTCCCGCCTCGGAGAATGCCGGCGAGGGTGACGGCTGGTTGATCGGCTATGTGATCAACACTCGCAGCGAACAATCCCAACTCGTAATCTTGGACGCCGCCAACTTTGAAGGCGCTCCAGTTGCAGCTATCAACATACCACACCGGATCCCACCGGGATTCCACGGCAACTTCATCGCAATGAACTAG
- a CDS encoding TetR/AcrR family transcriptional regulator yields MTNKDNTVNIKPRKARYHHGDLRSALIEEGMAEISMKSPEEISLREIARRAGVSATAVYRHFPDKAALLGALCEVGSERLNAAFEEAMKLTPGGREALNAMGRAYVRFALANPSLFRMMMTYPSPGSAGDAGAPLWEARLRMVSRSLEGILPKGASAERRRIRQLQAWSIVHGLAMLMLDGQVPADDAVIDQVVESSFV; encoded by the coding sequence ATGACCAATAAAGATAACACTGTCAACATAAAGCCTCGCAAGGCCCGCTATCATCATGGCGATCTGCGATCCGCCCTGATTGAAGAGGGGATGGCAGAGATCTCCATGAAGTCGCCCGAAGAGATTAGCTTGCGGGAGATAGCGCGCCGCGCCGGTGTCTCTGCGACGGCTGTTTATAGGCATTTTCCGGACAAAGCGGCGTTGCTGGGGGCATTATGCGAAGTGGGGAGTGAGCGCCTCAATGCCGCGTTCGAAGAGGCGATGAAGCTTACGCCGGGTGGCCGGGAGGCATTGAACGCCATGGGGCGCGCCTATGTCCGCTTCGCGCTCGCAAATCCCTCGCTGTTCCGGATGATGATGACCTATCCGTCGCCGGGAAGTGCGGGAGATGCCGGCGCGCCACTCTGGGAGGCGAGGTTGCGGATGGTTTCGCGTTCGCTTGAGGGCATTCTGCCAAAGGGGGCATCCGCAGAGCGACGGCGCATCCGCCAGCTTCAGGCATGGTCAATCGTGCATGGCTTGGCGATGCTGATGCTAGATGGACAGGTTCCAGCAGACGACGCTGTAATCGATCAGGTTGTGGAATCGAGCTTCGTCTAA
- a CDS encoding phytase produces the protein MTRLRLLSAILVTAFAAACASAPAPVIEGQKFVPASIETAPAGARGDAADDPAVWRHPESAGKSLILGTNKREGLVVFSLDGAEVQRLPIGLINNVDIRQSSDRPFDIAVASNDQVNAISIFLIDRKTGEVSHRGDIPTLTEEPYGVCQAREDGQDYAGVTYKDGLLQVWAIDVSDDGLSGEMVDSWKFDTQLEGCVFDEANGTLFVGEEDHGLWAVDYKSTNSAPLLIDAVGGTTGLVADVEGVSIWRGKNGDGWVIASAQAENRYVVYDRKAPYTHRGSFSIQENESLGIDKVTHTDGLDIFSGALPGFPRGILVVQDDGNPRSGQNQNFKIVDWLDIQAALSLEPIEAE, from the coding sequence ATGACCCGTTTGCGCCTGCTTTCCGCGATCCTCGTAACCGCATTCGCCGCTGCTTGCGCAAGCGCTCCAGCTCCTGTGATCGAGGGCCAGAAATTCGTTCCGGCAAGCATTGAAACAGCGCCCGCCGGCGCGCGAGGAGACGCTGCGGATGATCCAGCTGTCTGGCGGCACCCCGAAAGTGCCGGAAAATCCCTGATCCTCGGAACCAACAAACGGGAAGGGCTTGTCGTATTTTCATTGGACGGCGCCGAAGTGCAGCGTCTGCCGATCGGACTGATCAACAATGTAGACATCCGTCAATCTTCGGATCGTCCTTTCGATATTGCTGTCGCCAGCAACGATCAGGTGAATGCAATCTCTATCTTTCTCATCGATCGCAAGACAGGCGAAGTCTCCCATCGCGGCGACATTCCAACATTGACAGAAGAGCCTTACGGCGTTTGCCAGGCACGCGAAGATGGACAGGACTATGCAGGCGTGACTTACAAGGACGGCCTCCTTCAAGTCTGGGCTATCGACGTCAGCGATGACGGATTGTCCGGAGAGATGGTAGACTCTTGGAAGTTCGACACCCAACTTGAAGGTTGTGTCTTCGATGAAGCCAATGGCACCCTATTTGTCGGCGAAGAAGACCATGGACTGTGGGCAGTAGATTATAAGAGCACCAACTCCGCGCCCCTGCTGATCGACGCGGTTGGCGGCACTACGGGTCTGGTGGCCGATGTGGAGGGTGTTTCCATCTGGCGCGGCAAGAATGGGGATGGCTGGGTGATTGCCTCCGCGCAAGCAGAGAACCGTTATGTCGTCTACGACCGAAAGGCGCCCTATACGCATCGCGGCAGCTTCTCAATTCAGGAAAATGAAAGCCTAGGGATTGATAAAGTAACGCATACGGATGGACTTGATATTTTCTCCGGTGCGCTGCCAGGTTTTCCGCGAGGGATCCTCGTGGTTCAGGACGATGGCAACCCACGTTCCGGCCAGAACCAAAACTTCAAGATTGTAGATTGGCTGGACATCCAGGCAGCATTGAGTCTGGAACCCATTGAAGCCGAGTAG
- a CDS encoding CHAD domain-containing protein yields MTYKLKPGGESVPDGVRRIARAEFDRIAEVVSDDTLTIARKVHEARKCTKRLRSLIRLIAPMFANAARENTVLRDAARSLSSARDCSALLESLARLKLSPEIRGSVEASLHTLTRPSAIGGTPAELLKAFAKDMKAAARRAEHWDISGAGFDLIQPGLKRSYRKLRRDFADALKTDEEEAKHCWRKSAKNHWHQTLLLSRICPDAMDGHARMAGRLSELLGDWRDTGLLLAALDELEATGLDESALKQVRRAAVRDQKRLLKKAEFMSRLLTAEKSDALTLRWAAYWSAAGK; encoded by the coding sequence ATGACCTACAAACTGAAGCCCGGCGGCGAGAGCGTTCCGGACGGCGTTCGCAGAATTGCACGCGCCGAATTCGATAGAATTGCCGAAGTTGTCTCCGACGACACGCTGACAATCGCGCGCAAGGTGCACGAAGCCCGCAAGTGCACGAAACGGCTGCGCTCACTCATCCGACTCATTGCACCGATGTTTGCCAACGCTGCCCGCGAAAATACCGTCTTGCGGGACGCAGCGCGCAGCCTGTCCTCGGCGCGCGATTGTAGCGCTTTGCTGGAAAGCCTCGCACGATTGAAACTTTCGCCGGAGATCCGCGGCAGCGTCGAAGCCTCGCTACATACCCTTACCCGACCGTCCGCAATCGGGGGCACGCCCGCCGAGCTTCTGAAAGCGTTTGCGAAGGACATGAAGGCGGCGGCCAGGCGAGCAGAACATTGGGACATTTCCGGCGCCGGATTCGATCTGATCCAGCCCGGCCTGAAGCGCAGTTATCGAAAGCTGCGCAGAGACTTTGCTGACGCCCTCAAGACAGATGAAGAGGAAGCAAAGCACTGTTGGCGGAAAAGCGCAAAAAATCACTGGCATCAGACGCTCCTGCTCTCCCGCATCTGTCCGGACGCGATGGACGGTCACGCAAGGATGGCCGGCCGGCTTTCAGAACTTCTGGGAGACTGGCGGGACACCGGCCTGTTGCTCGCAGCCCTGGATGAGCTCGAGGCGACGGGATTGGATGAAAGCGCGCTCAAGCAAGTGAGACGCGCGGCTGTACGCGACCAGAAACGGCTTCTGAAGAAGGCAGAATTTATGTCCAGACTCCTGACCGCCGAGAAATCTGACGCGCTGACATTGCGCTGGGCCGCTTACTGGAGCGCCGCCGGCAAATAA
- a CDS encoding polyhydroxyalkanoate depolymerase — protein MLYSLVELNRVAMAPMRLAARAGLAALNSPLNPIGHTSYGKSLAAMADVFESATRYYGKPEWRITSLRINGIDVPVETEVAWRSPWCNLVHFRKDADRLAAARRKGAAPLPRMLIVAPLSGHYATLLRGTVEGFLETHDVYITDWVDARMAPVWLGRFDLDDYIDHIRKILTRLGGGAHVVAVCQPGPPVLAAISMMAEDEDPALPASMTFMGSPIDARRSPTVPNKLAEERSFDWFEQNMIYTVPAPYPGVLRRVYPGFVQLASFMNMNWNRHVDAHWKFFNHLVDGDGDNAAKHREFYDEYLSVLDLTEEFYLQTIQRVFQEHHLPRGIYNYRGERLVKPEAVRDVALMTVEGEKDDISGIGQTQAAHDLCKNIPDDMRTDYIQPGVGHYGVFNGSRFETEIAPRVTQFTRRFTSREREEAAAEKLAS, from the coding sequence ATGCTCTACTCCCTTGTCGAACTGAATCGGGTGGCGATGGCGCCTATGCGGCTTGCCGCGCGGGCTGGCCTTGCAGCTCTGAATTCACCACTGAACCCGATTGGTCATACCAGTTATGGTAAGTCCCTTGCCGCTATGGCGGACGTGTTCGAAAGTGCGACGCGGTATTATGGCAAGCCGGAATGGCGGATCACTTCGCTTCGGATCAACGGCATTGATGTGCCGGTAGAGACCGAAGTCGCTTGGCGGTCTCCCTGGTGCAACCTCGTCCATTTCCGAAAGGACGCCGATCGTCTCGCGGCAGCGCGCCGGAAAGGCGCAGCTCCGCTGCCCCGCATGCTCATCGTTGCGCCCCTGTCAGGACATTACGCAACCCTGCTGCGCGGAACCGTGGAAGGTTTCCTCGAGACGCATGATGTCTACATCACCGATTGGGTAGATGCGCGCATGGCGCCCGTCTGGCTCGGCCGTTTCGATCTAGACGATTATATTGACCATATCCGGAAGATCCTTACCCGTTTGGGTGGTGGCGCGCATGTCGTTGCGGTTTGCCAGCCTGGCCCTCCGGTGCTCGCGGCTATTTCCATGATGGCGGAAGATGAGGATCCGGCTTTGCCGGCCAGCATGACCTTCATGGGGTCACCCATTGATGCGCGCCGCTCGCCGACCGTACCTAACAAGCTTGCTGAAGAGCGCTCGTTCGATTGGTTCGAGCAGAACATGATCTACACTGTGCCTGCGCCTTATCCGGGTGTTCTTCGGCGGGTGTATCCGGGCTTCGTTCAATTGGCTTCGTTCATGAACATGAACTGGAACCGGCATGTCGATGCGCATTGGAAATTCTTCAATCACCTTGTCGACGGCGACGGCGACAACGCCGCAAAGCACCGCGAATTCTATGACGAATACCTTTCTGTCCTTGATCTGACGGAAGAGTTCTACCTTCAGACCATCCAGCGCGTATTCCAGGAACACCACCTGCCGCGCGGGATTTATAATTATCGCGGCGAACGGCTCGTCAAACCCGAAGCTGTCCGCGATGTTGCCCTGATGACGGTTGAGGGTGAAAAGGACGATATTTCCGGCATCGGCCAGACCCAGGCTGCGCACGACCTTTGCAAGAACATCCCCGATGATATGCGGACGGATTATATCCAGCCCGGTGTCGGCCATTACGGTGTGTTCAACGGCTCGCGCTTCGAGACGGAAATCGCGCCGCGTGTGACCCAGTTCACGCGCCGCTTTACCAGCCGGGAAAGAGAAGAAGCCGCCGCCGAGAAGCTCGCCAGCTAG
- a CDS encoding PLP-dependent cysteine synthase family protein yields the protein MPQPASALKQPAVSSLPTASSCQETRLKALSALIGRTPMLSIRLRFRGREHVIHAKAEHYNLTGSIKDRMALSILSTAYRTGALQPGDIIAEATSGNAGIALTALGRALGHPVEIYMPDWMSDERKCLLRSLGADLKLLSREEGGFLGAIAATETRATESNSVFLPCQFSNGDNAAAHAEGTARELIEQMSCVGLKPDAFVAGVGTGGTVMGVGRTLRAAFPGVKVHPLEPKESPTLSTGYKVGHHRIQGISDDFIPALVKLDQLDDVIAVSDGDAIRMAQRLARELGLGVGISSGANLIGALMAAEKIGEGACVATVFCDDNKKYLSTALASEEPHKESHLTPEIELIDFEASVCN from the coding sequence ATGCCTCAGCCCGCCTCCGCTCTCAAGCAGCCCGCCGTCTCGTCCCTCCCCACGGCCTCCTCCTGCCAGGAGACGCGGCTGAAGGCGCTTTCTGCCCTTATCGGACGCACGCCGATGCTTTCAATTCGGCTGCGCTTTCGCGGCCGGGAGCATGTGATCCACGCTAAGGCCGAGCACTACAATCTCACGGGCTCCATCAAGGACCGGATGGCGCTGTCGATCCTTTCAACCGCCTACCGGACCGGAGCGCTACAACCGGGCGACATCATTGCGGAAGCCACCAGCGGCAACGCCGGCATCGCCCTCACGGCACTCGGCCGCGCGCTTGGCCATCCAGTGGAAATCTACATGCCCGACTGGATGAGCGATGAGCGCAAATGCCTGCTGCGCAGCCTCGGCGCGGACCTCAAACTCCTGTCGCGCGAAGAAGGCGGATTCCTTGGCGCGATCGCTGCAACTGAGACGCGCGCCACCGAAAGCAACTCCGTGTTCCTGCCCTGCCAATTCTCCAACGGCGACAATGCAGCAGCGCACGCCGAAGGGACCGCCCGGGAACTCATCGAACAGATGAGCTGCGTCGGTCTGAAGCCAGACGCTTTCGTCGCCGGTGTTGGAACGGGCGGAACCGTTATGGGCGTTGGGCGCACACTGAGGGCAGCATTTCCCGGCGTAAAAGTTCACCCGCTCGAGCCGAAAGAGTCGCCAACACTGTCCACTGGATACAAGGTGGGCCACCACCGCATTCAGGGCATTTCAGACGATTTTATCCCGGCGCTGGTAAAGCTTGATCAGCTCGACGACGTGATTGCCGTGTCTGATGGCGACGCCATCCGGATGGCGCAGCGCCTGGCGCGTGAGCTGGGCCTCGGCGTCGGCATCTCGTCCGGCGCAAACCTGATTGGCGCCCTGATGGCCGCAGAGAAAATTGGTGAGGGCGCCTGCGTCGCCACAGTCTTCTGCGACGACAACAAGAAATACCTTTCGACCGCGCTTGCATCGGAAGAGCCACACAAGGAAAGCCATCTGACGCCGGAAATCGAACTCATCGATTTCGAAGCCAGCGTTTGCAACTAG
- a CDS encoding Lrp/AsnC family transcriptional regulator gives MEKIDETDRVLLRALQIDGATSLDSLAEIASISVNTCWRRIKRMEEAGILSKRVALVDPDKVGLAQTVFVAIRTRDHSAAWLERFAGAVRAIPEVVEFYRMAGDVDYLLKIQVGSVPDYDRVYKALIARVDLADVSATFAMECLKNTTELPI, from the coding sequence ATGGAAAAGATTGACGAAACGGATCGTGTGCTGCTCCGCGCGCTTCAGATCGACGGGGCGACCTCTCTCGATTCGCTGGCAGAGATCGCCAGCATCTCGGTAAACACCTGCTGGCGGCGCATCAAACGGATGGAAGAGGCTGGCATACTCTCAAAGCGGGTTGCGCTGGTCGATCCGGACAAGGTTGGTCTGGCGCAAACGGTGTTTGTCGCCATTCGCACGCGGGATCACTCCGCCGCCTGGTTGGAGCGGTTTGCAGGGGCCGTTCGTGCCATTCCTGAAGTCGTCGAGTTTTACCGCATGGCGGGCGATGTTGATTACCTGCTGAAAATTCAGGTCGGCAGCGTTCCGGACTATGACCGGGTCTACAAGGCGTTGATTGCGCGAGTGGATCTTGCCGATGTCAGCGCAACGTTTGCGATGGAATGCCTGAAGAATACGACAGAGCTTCCGATCTAG
- a CDS encoding ZIP family metal transporter has protein sequence MPFSLQAPILFGLLAALVTSMGLLAVALRSEWTARQSGLFSLAAGGMLISLTLLHIAPEAIRMSNGAPMFVLGGFFGGLMLSSGIAMLFPEKAGGRALAFTPLLAIGLHSFLDGVIYSVTFAASFEAGVYASTSLIIHEFAEGVISFAILTRHGFRIREAVLWAFLAAGATTPLGAIVSGVFMQGLGADAVSALYAVSAGLLIYVATGPLMQPLKDEPPFRGILALGCGVAIALVLMLMPIHGHEGDTHDHDHSLRDPSGIHTH, from the coding sequence ATGCCCTTCTCTCTTCAGGCGCCAATCCTGTTCGGCCTGCTGGCCGCGCTTGTAACTTCCATGGGACTACTCGCTGTTGCGTTGCGCAGTGAGTGGACTGCGCGCCAGTCCGGCCTCTTTTCATTGGCCGCCGGCGGCATGCTGATCTCGCTAACTTTGTTGCACATTGCGCCGGAAGCCATTCGCATGAGCAATGGTGCGCCGATGTTTGTGCTTGGTGGCTTCTTTGGCGGGCTGATGCTGTCCTCCGGTATAGCGATGCTGTTTCCGGAAAAAGCGGGCGGCCGGGCACTCGCTTTCACGCCCCTGCTCGCCATTGGTCTGCATTCCTTTCTGGATGGAGTAATTTACTCTGTCACTTTTGCGGCAAGCTTTGAGGCTGGCGTCTACGCGTCGACCTCGCTCATCATTCACGAATTTGCGGAAGGCGTGATCTCGTTCGCAATTCTGACCCGGCACGGATTCCGGATTCGCGAAGCCGTCCTCTGGGCCTTCCTGGCCGCCGGCGCGACAACACCTCTGGGGGCAATCGTAAGCGGCGTCTTTATGCAAGGCCTCGGCGCGGACGCTGTCTCCGCGCTCTACGCCGTCTCGGCAGGCCTGCTGATCTATGTTGCGACAGGACCTCTGATGCAGCCTCTGAAGGACGAACCGCCCTTCCGGGGCATCCTTGCGCTCGGCTGCGGGGTCGCAATTGCGCTGGTTCTCATGCTGATGCCGATCCATGGACATGAGGGCGACACGCACGACCATGATCACAGCCTGAGAGATCCTTCCGGAATCCATACTCATTGA
- a CDS encoding ZrgA family zinc uptake protein: protein MIQFPRLSLPVLAGAAFSLIAACGQSETSAPAASPTETTAAAAAGEAHDDHVHEEEAGHAHEGEGDAHDHHEDHAGGAAHVHGIADLAFVFEGNRLTAEMISPLANFGLSEADGTITEEAKAAFPGLVTVTGGECSAEMPEAVVDTSSGHTDIHLNFVWSCARPGAVTAARFDGFTVFPGFETINAVFIGDTVQKAAELTPSAPEISLK, encoded by the coding sequence ATGATCCAATTTCCCCGTCTTTCCCTGCCTGTGCTTGCTGGCGCGGCTTTTTCGCTGATCGCCGCCTGCGGACAATCCGAAACGTCGGCGCCTGCTGCGTCTCCCACGGAAACTACGGCCGCGGCCGCGGCAGGCGAAGCACATGATGATCACGTCCATGAGGAAGAAGCAGGACACGCTCATGAGGGTGAAGGTGACGCGCACGATCATCACGAGGATCATGCCGGCGGCGCAGCGCATGTGCATGGCATTGCCGATCTCGCCTTTGTGTTCGAGGGAAACCGGCTGACAGCCGAGATGATTTCGCCGCTTGCCAATTTCGGCTTATCCGAAGCTGACGGCACAATCACGGAAGAGGCAAAGGCTGCATTCCCCGGCCTTGTCACCGTGACAGGGGGCGAATGCTCAGCTGAAATGCCCGAAGCGGTCGTCGACACCAGCAGCGGCCACACCGATATTCACCTCAACTTCGTCTGGAGCTGCGCCCGGCCAGGCGCGGTCACGGCGGCACGCTTCGATGGTTTCACCGTGTTTCCCGGTTTTGAAACGATCAATGCCGTCTTCATCGGCGACACGGTTCAGAAAGCCGCAGAGCTGACGCCTTCCGCACCTGAAATTTCCCTGAAATAA